One region of Triticum aestivum cultivar Chinese Spring chromosome 6B, IWGSC CS RefSeq v2.1, whole genome shotgun sequence genomic DNA includes:
- the LOC123136601 gene encoding F-box protein At4g00755, protein MAEECCSADLLEWIGPDVSACVFGRLDHPADLVRAAAVSRTWRRCVVESGLSKSLCLRLCPEVATVAAAAEVTRSPPSTASPESGHERDYRIYSNLAGAYVSDSGEPSAECILHCIGASSTDDFPIETMENTLDEEEIINFRPSYWSSGGADDPEAPESLTYRLNSDICIVDEVRVRPYQAFFQDGDPIYSSKMVRFRMGHYKLPRGSETFVMDDYENKMVNTDEKYMWTYTSPEFPMLQKNELQSFKLPRPVLCIGGVVMIELLGRVQKQEADDMYYICVCHAEVMGRSLSPLFMVDISDPEGYSILKYLPGAKDLSIDDFLQDDTKDSPEWHYLVDRYRQMNHRAVVVSALLEPVHYMHDVGGISDDDHEDDVGGISDDDYLE, encoded by the exons ATGGCGGAGGAGTGCTGCAGCGCGGACCTGCTGGAGTGGATCGGCCCTGACGTCTCAGCATGCGTCTTCGGCCGCCTTGACCACCCCGCCGACCTTGTCCGCGCCGCCGCTGTCTCCAGAACCTGGCGCAGATGCG TGGTCGAGAGCGGCTTGAGCAAGAGCCTTTGCCTGCGGCTGTGCCCCGAGGTCGCCACCGTCGCCGCGGCGGCAGAGGTGACCAGATCGCCGCCTTCAACCGCCTCCCCCGAGTCAGGCCACGAGAGGGACTACAGGATATACTCCAACCTCGCCGGCGCCTACGTCTCCGACTCCGGCGAGCCCTCCGCGGAATGCATCTTGCACTGTATCGGCGCCTCAAGCACCGACGACTTCCCAATTGAGACCATGGAGAACACCCTCGACGAGGAGGAGATAATCAATTTCCGCCCGTCCTATTGGTCGAGcggcggggcggacgaccccgaggcgCCGGAGAGCCTTACCTACAGGCTCAACTCTGACATCTGCATTGTCGATGAGGTTCGGGTGCGACCGTACCAAG CCTTTTTTCAGGATGGTGACCCTATATACTCTTCAAAGATGGTGCGATTTCGGATGGGCCATTACAAGCTTCCGCGAGGATCAGAGACGTTTGTAATGGATGATTATGAGAATAAGATGGTAAATACTGATGAAAAATATATGTGGACTTACACTTCGCCAGAGTTCCCTATGTTACAG AAAAACGAACTACAATCCTTCAAGCTCCCACGCCCAGTCCTTTGCATTGGTGGTGTGGTGATGATTGAACTCTTGGGCAGAGTACAGAAACAAGAAGCAGATGATATGTACTACATATG TGTTTGCCATGCTGAAGTGATGGGGCGTTCACTCTCACCACTTTTCATGGTTGACATCTCGGATCCTGAAGGTTATTCAATCCTCAAGTACTTACCGGGTGCCAAAGACCTATCCATCGATGACTTTTTGCAAGATGATACCAAAGACTCGCCGGAGTGGCACTATCTTGTTGATAGATACAGGCAGATGAATCACAGAGCAGTAGTAGTGAGTGCACTTCTGGAGCCTGTACATTACATGCATGATGTAGGTGGCATCTCAGACGATGATCATGAGGATGATGTAGGTGGCATCTCAGACGATGATTATCTTGAGTAG
- the LOC123136599 gene encoding uncharacterized protein isoform X2 — MSVHIIYSLRSDLDVATTFLRKRPPSISDRTRGPCPYFLLRLTVAVARRRALLWLAAELSPLPPPPHHHHHHHGFRALLPHLRWPRRAPLLLPAANFQKAWTFEFKTATDSVDARPKAPDPDHYQHDAGSNLPTSSGHGVLGLPAKLPPALGPRGDVVVPAPAQPCPPLPVRGRFRPVVFGRLAVGLGRPGGAGGAALQREGRYWVLKEKYRTSLTSSPSCPWSGRRQAHQGGRRRAARPLPPPQAAVYAPALSRDALKVRSLMNELTAAKTELKQSREVISNSKKALLDNALSQLDAFKNLSNPAINSGNRGGAGNTSSNRGESGRDLRRRASTERKTLGLEERLSRANAAMKTLGQSGEEDPAPRRRPKLSAATAAKADQIKDLVVDLLLLGTIQREVTKRKNFRSNPAAQVGEGTPMAAAQLGGGARRLRGGPARLLRDDASRLLHRRLGLATRGDSLWVLRRTGEEDGGWWPELATRERRWRSEEGDGGVFSNDSKV; from the exons ATGAGTGTGcatatcatatactccctccgttcggatttAGATGTCGCGACTACTTTTTTACGAAAACGCCCTCCATCTATTTCCGACCGAACCCGCGGTCCTTGCCCTTACTTTCTTCTCCGCCTGACCGTTGCGGtcgctcgccgccgcgctcttctcTGGCTCGCCGCCGAGCTCTcccccctacccccccccccacaccaccaccaccaccaccacggatTCCGCGCTCTCCTCCCCCACCTTAGGTGGCCTCGCCGCGCTCCTCTCCTCCTTCCCGCGGCGAACTTCCAAAAAGCTTGGACTTTTGAGTTCAAGACGGCGACAGATTCCGTCGATGCGAGGCCGAAGGCGCCAGATCCAGACCACTACCAACACGACGCCGGCAGCAACCTTCCCACAAGCAGCGGCCATGGTGTACTCGGCCTCCCTGCAAAGCTTCCTCCCGCCCTCGGCCCACGCGGCGACGTCGTCGTCCCAGCACCGGCCCAACCGTGCCCGCCCCTTCCAGTGCGCGGCCGTTTCCGCCCCGTCGTCTTCGGCCGCCTCGCCGTCGGCCTCGGCCGTCCCGGCGGAGCGGGTGGAGCAGCGCTGCAACGGGAGGGCAGGTACTGGGTGCTCAAGGAGAAGTACCGCACCAGCCTCACAAGCTCACCAAGCTGCCCATGGAGCGGACGCCGACAAGCTCACCAAGGAGGACGTCGACGTGCGGCTCGGCCTCTTCCACCGCCGCAAGCAGCAGTGTATGCCCCTGCTCTGTCAAG GGATGCGTTGAAGGTTAGGAGCCTGATGAACGAGCTGACTGCAGCCAAGACTGAGCTGAAACAATCAAGGGAGGTGATCAGCAACAGTAAGAAGGCTCTGCTAGACAATGCCCTGAGCCAGCTCGACGCGTTCAAGAATCTAAGCAATCCAGCAATTAA CAGCGGCAACAGAGGCGGGGCGGGGAATACCAGCAGCAACAGAGGCGAGAGCGGGCGCGACCTTCGGAGGAGGGCCAGCACGGAGAGGAAGACCCTGGGCTTGGAGGAGAGGTTGAGCAGGGCCAACGCGGCGATGAAGACCCTGGGCCAGAGCGGCGAGGAAGACCCAGCGCCGCGACGGCGTCCAAAATTGTCCGCGGCGACGGCGGCCAAGGCGGACCAAATCAAGGACCTAGTCGTCGATTTACTGCTTCTTGGCACGATTCAGAGGGAGGTGACGAAGAGGAAGAACTTTAGGAGCAATCCCGCTGCTCAGGTAGGCGAGGGCACACCCATGGCGGCTGCGCAGCTGGGCGGCGGTGCAAGGCGCCTCCGTGGAGGTCCTGCGCGTCTCCTCCGCGACGACGCAAGTCGTCTCCTGCACAGGCGGCTGGGTCTTGCGACGCGCGGAGACTCTCTCTGGGTGCTGAGGAGAACGGGGGAGGAAGACGGGGGATGGTGGCCGGAGCTGGCGACGCGTGAGCGACGGTGGAGAAGTGAGGAAGGAGACGGGGGCGTTTTTTCAAACGATTCAAAAGTATAA
- the LOC123136599 gene encoding uncharacterized protein isoform X1, whose product MSVHIIYSLRSDLDVATTFLRKRPPSISDRTRGPCPYFLLRLTVAVARRRALLWLAAELSPLPPPPHHHHHHHGFRALLPHLRWPRRAPLLLPAANFQKAWTFEFKTATDSVDARPKAPDPDHYQHDAGSNLPTSSGHGVLGLPAKLPPALGPRGDVVVPAPAQPCPPLPVRGRFRPVVFGRLAVGLGRPGGAGGAALQREGRYWVLKEKYRTSLTSSPSCPWSGRRQAHQGGRRRAARPLPPPQAAVYAPALSRDALKVRSLMNELTAAKTELKQSREVISNSKKALLDNALSQLDAFKNLSNPAINSSGNRGGAGNTSSNRGESGRDLRRRASTERKTLGLEERLSRANAAMKTLGQSGEEDPAPRRRPKLSAATAAKADQIKDLVVDLLLLGTIQREVTKRKNFRSNPAAQVGEGTPMAAAQLGGGARRLRGGPARLLRDDASRLLHRRLGLATRGDSLWVLRRTGEEDGGWWPELATRERRWRSEEGDGGVFSNDSKV is encoded by the exons ATGAGTGTGcatatcatatactccctccgttcggatttAGATGTCGCGACTACTTTTTTACGAAAACGCCCTCCATCTATTTCCGACCGAACCCGCGGTCCTTGCCCTTACTTTCTTCTCCGCCTGACCGTTGCGGtcgctcgccgccgcgctcttctcTGGCTCGCCGCCGAGCTCTcccccctacccccccccccacaccaccaccaccaccaccacggatTCCGCGCTCTCCTCCCCCACCTTAGGTGGCCTCGCCGCGCTCCTCTCCTCCTTCCCGCGGCGAACTTCCAAAAAGCTTGGACTTTTGAGTTCAAGACGGCGACAGATTCCGTCGATGCGAGGCCGAAGGCGCCAGATCCAGACCACTACCAACACGACGCCGGCAGCAACCTTCCCACAAGCAGCGGCCATGGTGTACTCGGCCTCCCTGCAAAGCTTCCTCCCGCCCTCGGCCCACGCGGCGACGTCGTCGTCCCAGCACCGGCCCAACCGTGCCCGCCCCTTCCAGTGCGCGGCCGTTTCCGCCCCGTCGTCTTCGGCCGCCTCGCCGTCGGCCTCGGCCGTCCCGGCGGAGCGGGTGGAGCAGCGCTGCAACGGGAGGGCAGGTACTGGGTGCTCAAGGAGAAGTACCGCACCAGCCTCACAAGCTCACCAAGCTGCCCATGGAGCGGACGCCGACAAGCTCACCAAGGAGGACGTCGACGTGCGGCTCGGCCTCTTCCACCGCCGCAAGCAGCAGTGTATGCCCCTGCTCTGTCAAG GGATGCGTTGAAGGTTAGGAGCCTGATGAACGAGCTGACTGCAGCCAAGACTGAGCTGAAACAATCAAGGGAGGTGATCAGCAACAGTAAGAAGGCTCTGCTAGACAATGCCCTGAGCCAGCTCGACGCGTTCAAGAATCTAAGCAATCCAGCAATTAA CAGCAGCGGCAACAGAGGCGGGGCGGGGAATACCAGCAGCAACAGAGGCGAGAGCGGGCGCGACCTTCGGAGGAGGGCCAGCACGGAGAGGAAGACCCTGGGCTTGGAGGAGAGGTTGAGCAGGGCCAACGCGGCGATGAAGACCCTGGGCCAGAGCGGCGAGGAAGACCCAGCGCCGCGACGGCGTCCAAAATTGTCCGCGGCGACGGCGGCCAAGGCGGACCAAATCAAGGACCTAGTCGTCGATTTACTGCTTCTTGGCACGATTCAGAGGGAGGTGACGAAGAGGAAGAACTTTAGGAGCAATCCCGCTGCTCAGGTAGGCGAGGGCACACCCATGGCGGCTGCGCAGCTGGGCGGCGGTGCAAGGCGCCTCCGTGGAGGTCCTGCGCGTCTCCTCCGCGACGACGCAAGTCGTCTCCTGCACAGGCGGCTGGGTCTTGCGACGCGCGGAGACTCTCTCTGGGTGCTGAGGAGAACGGGGGAGGAAGACGGGGGATGGTGGCCGGAGCTGGCGACGCGTGAGCGACGGTGGAGAAGTGAGGAAGGAGACGGGGGCGTTTTTTCAAACGATTCAAAAGTATAA
- the LOC123136599 gene encoding uncharacterized protein isoform X4 — MRGRRRQIQTTTNTTPAATFPQAAAMVYSASLQSFLPPSAHAATSSSQHRPNRARPFQCAAVSAPSSSAASPSASAVPAERVEQRCNGRAGTGCSRRSTAPASQAHQAAHGADADKLTKEDVDVRLGLFHRRKQQCMPLLCQGIRDALKVRSLMNELTAAKTELKQSREVISNSKKALLDNALSQLDAFKNLSNPAINSGNRGGAGNTSSNRGESGRDLRRRASTERKTLGLEERLSRANAAMKTLGQSGEEDPAPRRRPKLSAATAAKADQIKDLVVDLLLLGTIQREVTKRKNFRSNPAAQVGEGTPMAAAQLGGGARRLRGGPARLLRDDASRLLHRRLGLATRGDSLWVLRRTGEEDGGWWPELATRERRWRSEEGDGGVFSNDSKV; from the exons ATGCGAGGCCGAAGGCGCCAGATCCAGACCACTACCAACACGACGCCGGCAGCAACCTTCCCACAAGCAGCGGCCATGGTGTACTCGGCCTCCCTGCAAAGCTTCCTCCCGCCCTCGGCCCACGCGGCGACGTCGTCGTCCCAGCACCGGCCCAACCGTGCCCGCCCCTTCCAGTGCGCGGCCGTTTCCGCCCCGTCGTCTTCGGCCGCCTCGCCGTCGGCCTCGGCCGTCCCGGCGGAGCGGGTGGAGCAGCGCTGCAACGGGAGGGCAGGTACTGGGTGCTCAAGGAGAAGTACCGCACCAGCCTCACAAGCTCACCAAGCTGCCCATGGAGCGGACGCCGACAAGCTCACCAAGGAGGACGTCGACGTGCGGCTCGGCCTCTTCCACCGCCGCAAGCAGCAGTGTATGCCCCTGCTCTGTCAAG GGATCAGGGATGCGTTGAAGGTTAGGAGCCTGATGAACGAGCTGACTGCAGCCAAGACTGAGCTGAAACAATCAAGGGAGGTGATCAGCAACAGTAAGAAGGCTCTGCTAGACAATGCCCTGAGCCAGCTCGACGCGTTCAAGAATCTAAGCAATCCAGCAATTAA CAGCGGCAACAGAGGCGGGGCGGGGAATACCAGCAGCAACAGAGGCGAGAGCGGGCGCGACCTTCGGAGGAGGGCCAGCACGGAGAGGAAGACCCTGGGCTTGGAGGAGAGGTTGAGCAGGGCCAACGCGGCGATGAAGACCCTGGGCCAGAGCGGCGAGGAAGACCCAGCGCCGCGACGGCGTCCAAAATTGTCCGCGGCGACGGCGGCCAAGGCGGACCAAATCAAGGACCTAGTCGTCGATTTACTGCTTCTTGGCACGATTCAGAGGGAGGTGACGAAGAGGAAGAACTTTAGGAGCAATCCCGCTGCTCAGGTAGGCGAGGGCACACCCATGGCGGCTGCGCAGCTGGGCGGCGGTGCAAGGCGCCTCCGTGGAGGTCCTGCGCGTCTCCTCCGCGACGACGCAAGTCGTCTCCTGCACAGGCGGCTGGGTCTTGCGACGCGCGGAGACTCTCTCTGGGTGCTGAGGAGAACGGGGGAGGAAGACGGGGGATGGTGGCCGGAGCTGGCGACGCGTGAGCGACGGTGGAGAAGTGAGGAAGGAGACGGGGGCGTTTTTTCAAACGATTCAAAAGTATAA
- the LOC123136599 gene encoding uncharacterized protein isoform X3 — protein MRGRRRQIQTTTNTTPAATFPQAAAMVYSASLQSFLPPSAHAATSSSQHRPNRARPFQCAAVSAPSSSAASPSASAVPAERVEQRCNGRAGTGCSRRSTAPASQAHQAAHGADADKLTKEDVDVRLGLFHRRKQQCMPLLCQGIRDALKVRSLMNELTAAKTELKQSREVISNSKKALLDNALSQLDAFKNLSNPAINSSGNRGGAGNTSSNRGESGRDLRRRASTERKTLGLEERLSRANAAMKTLGQSGEEDPAPRRRPKLSAATAAKADQIKDLVVDLLLLGTIQREVTKRKNFRSNPAAQVGEGTPMAAAQLGGGARRLRGGPARLLRDDASRLLHRRLGLATRGDSLWVLRRTGEEDGGWWPELATRERRWRSEEGDGGVFSNDSKV, from the exons ATGCGAGGCCGAAGGCGCCAGATCCAGACCACTACCAACACGACGCCGGCAGCAACCTTCCCACAAGCAGCGGCCATGGTGTACTCGGCCTCCCTGCAAAGCTTCCTCCCGCCCTCGGCCCACGCGGCGACGTCGTCGTCCCAGCACCGGCCCAACCGTGCCCGCCCCTTCCAGTGCGCGGCCGTTTCCGCCCCGTCGTCTTCGGCCGCCTCGCCGTCGGCCTCGGCCGTCCCGGCGGAGCGGGTGGAGCAGCGCTGCAACGGGAGGGCAGGTACTGGGTGCTCAAGGAGAAGTACCGCACCAGCCTCACAAGCTCACCAAGCTGCCCATGGAGCGGACGCCGACAAGCTCACCAAGGAGGACGTCGACGTGCGGCTCGGCCTCTTCCACCGCCGCAAGCAGCAGTGTATGCCCCTGCTCTGTCAAG GGATCAGGGATGCGTTGAAGGTTAGGAGCCTGATGAACGAGCTGACTGCAGCCAAGACTGAGCTGAAACAATCAAGGGAGGTGATCAGCAACAGTAAGAAGGCTCTGCTAGACAATGCCCTGAGCCAGCTCGACGCGTTCAAGAATCTAAGCAATCCAGCAATTAA CAGCAGCGGCAACAGAGGCGGGGCGGGGAATACCAGCAGCAACAGAGGCGAGAGCGGGCGCGACCTTCGGAGGAGGGCCAGCACGGAGAGGAAGACCCTGGGCTTGGAGGAGAGGTTGAGCAGGGCCAACGCGGCGATGAAGACCCTGGGCCAGAGCGGCGAGGAAGACCCAGCGCCGCGACGGCGTCCAAAATTGTCCGCGGCGACGGCGGCCAAGGCGGACCAAATCAAGGACCTAGTCGTCGATTTACTGCTTCTTGGCACGATTCAGAGGGAGGTGACGAAGAGGAAGAACTTTAGGAGCAATCCCGCTGCTCAGGTAGGCGAGGGCACACCCATGGCGGCTGCGCAGCTGGGCGGCGGTGCAAGGCGCCTCCGTGGAGGTCCTGCGCGTCTCCTCCGCGACGACGCAAGTCGTCTCCTGCACAGGCGGCTGGGTCTTGCGACGCGCGGAGACTCTCTCTGGGTGCTGAGGAGAACGGGGGAGGAAGACGGGGGATGGTGGCCGGAGCTGGCGACGCGTGAGCGACGGTGGAGAAGTGAGGAAGGAGACGGGGGCGTTTTTTCAAACGATTCAAAAGTATAA